The following is a genomic window from Enterobacteriaceae endosymbiont of Donacia sparganii.
AGCTATAATTATACCAAATACACCCATTAATATAGTATTACCTAAATAACTTAAATCTTTTTTTGTATAATACCCCCAAATACACATAGATAAAAAAGTAAGTGATGTAGTTATAAATGCTGTAAAAATAGTATTTTGATTATATGTGCAAAATATTCCTGCTGTAGTTAACCCAGTTAAAGATGAATAAAACATAAATAAAGTAGTTAGTGTTTTTCCAGATAATCTATTTAAAAGATTTGAAATAGTAAATACTAGTACAAATTGTAAAAAACATAAACCTAATAAAAAGAATTTATTATTTAATATATAATTCATTATTTGAATTGTACTAGATACATACCATGCAACAAATGCTGTTAATAATAACCCACAAGACATCCACCCGTATACTTTTCTAAAGTATGTTTGTATATGATATTTTTCTTGTTTTAATGTAGTACTTTTAAAATTTGGATATTCTATCATAATTACACCTTTTAAAAAATTTAACCAAAATTTTAAAATAAATATTTTTATAAAAAAATATATTTTAACTATATTAATATTATATTATATAATATGTAAAATATATAGTATTTAATTTAAATATATATCATATAATGAATCATATACCTGTTTTATTAAAAGAATCTGTTCATAGTTTAAATATTAAAAAAAATGGAATATATATAGATGCAACCTATGGTTGTGGAGGACATACAAAATTAATTTTATCTAAATTAGGAAATTATGGACGAATATATGCCATAGATTGTGATATAAAAACAATATTAAAATATAAAATTATGGATAATAGAATTATTTATATCCATAATAAATTTTCAAATTTAAAATTAATTTTAAATAAAATGATAGGTAAAATAGATGGAATTTTTTTTGATCTAGGTATTTCTTCTTTTCAATTAAATAATCCTAAAAGAGGCTTTTCTTATATGTCTAATGGCCCATTAGATATGCGTATAAATCAAAATAATAAAATAACTGCTTTAAATTTATTAAAAAATATAAGTGAAAAAAAAATATCTGAAATATTAAAAAATTATGGTGAAGAAAGATATCATAAAAAAATAGCATATAATATAAAAAAATATATTTTAAAAAATAAATTACATAATACATATGATTTATCAAATTTAATTTGCTCTACAATTATTAAAAATAATAAATTTAAACATCCAGCAAAAAGATCTTTTCAAGCTATAAGAATCTTTTTAAATAAAGAAATAGAAGAACTTAAAAAGGTTTTAAATATTTCATTAGAATTATTAAAAAAAAATGGCATTATATCAATAATTAGTTTTCATTCAATAGAAGATAGAATTATTAAGAATTTTATGAAAAAACATAGTCCTTATTATAAGGGTAATATTAATAGTAAATTACCTTTAACTGAAAAAGAAATTAATTATTTATATTATAAAAATAATAAATTTAAATTAAAGATTATTAACAGAGTTTTTCCAAGTAAAAATGAAATTTTTAAAAATCCAAGAGCAAGAAGTGCAATATTACGTATTGCAAAAAAAATATAAAAAATAATAAATTTTATTTCTTTTATAGATTTAATAAAAATATTTTAAATTAAGGATTTAATCATTGAATTCTTCTTTATGTAGTTTACAAAAATTATTAAATAATTATATAAAAAATAATTTAATAAAAAATATTTTAATAGATAGAATAGTTTTAGATAGTAGAAAAATTAAAGGAAAAAATTGTCTTTTTATAGCAATAAAAGGACATAAAAATGATGGTAAAAATTTTATAGAACATGCTATCTTAAAAGGTGCTATTGCTATAATAA
Proteins encoded in this region:
- a CDS encoding Bax inhibitor-1/YccA family protein is translated as MIEYPNFKSTTLKQEKYHIQTYFRKVYGWMSCGLLLTAFVAWYVSSTIQIMNYILNNKFFLLGLCFLQFVLVFTISNLLNRLSGKTLTTLFMFYSSLTGLTTAGIFCTYNQNTIFTAFITTSLTFLSMCIWGYYTKKDLSYLGNTILMGVFGIIIASFVNLWLQNNFVASIINYIGVIFFTLLIAYDTQKLKNIAKKISLNINDKDNLRRYAILGALMLYLDFINLFFIILRLIDTNDNNDDK
- the rsmH gene encoding 16S rRNA (cytosine(1402)-N(4))-methyltransferase RsmH, with the protein product MNHIPVLLKESVHSLNIKKNGIYIDATYGCGGHTKLILSKLGNYGRIYAIDCDIKTILKYKIMDNRIIYIHNKFSNLKLILNKMIGKIDGIFFDLGISSFQLNNPKRGFSYMSNGPLDMRINQNNKITALNLLKNISEKKISEILKNYGEERYHKKIAYNIKKYILKNKLHNTYDLSNLICSTIIKNNKFKHPAKRSFQAIRIFLNKEIEELKKVLNISLELLKKNGIISIISFHSIEDRIIKNFMKKHSPYYKGNINSKLPLTEKEINYLYYKNNKFKLKIINRVFPSKNEIFKNPRARSAILRIAKKI